From a single Candoia aspera isolate rCanAsp1 chromosome 10, rCanAsp1.hap2, whole genome shotgun sequence genomic region:
- the PSENEN gene encoding gamma-secretase subunit PEN-2, whose protein sequence is MNLERVSNEEKLNLCRKYYLGGFALLPFLWLVNVFWFFREAFFAPAYTEQLQIKRYVQRSALGLLFWVIVLTTWITIFQARRAEWGELGDYLSFTIPLGIP, encoded by the exons ATGAACCTGGAGCGCGTCTCCAACGAAGAGAAGCTGAACCTGTGTCGGAAATACTACCTGG GTGGCTTTGCTCTGCTCCCTTTCCTGTGGCTGGTGAATGTTTTCTGGTTTTTCCGAGAGGCCTTTTTCGCCCCAGCATACACCGAGCAGCTTCAGATCAAGCGCT ATGTCCAGCGGTCAGCCTTAGGCCTCCTTTTCTGGGTGATTGTGCTCACAACGTGGATCACCATCTTCCAGGCACGTCGGGCCGAGTGGGGTGAACTTGGCGACTATCTCTCCTTCACCATTCCATTGGGCATCCCCTGA
- the HSPB6 gene encoding heat shock protein beta-6, which yields MDIAIHHPWFRRTLAFPSLFPPRLFDQRFGEGLMESDLMSATLCPYYARFPGLQMPSVPDSGLSEMKLDKDKFSVLLDVKHFSPEELNVKVVGDYIEVHAKHEERPDEHGYISREFHRRYMIPKGVDPAALNSALSPDGVLSITAPTKAPALERNIPISRQEKPAVTGK from the exons ATGGACATCGCCATCCACCACCCCTGGTTCCGCCGGACCTTGGCCTTCCCCTCGCTCTTCCCGCCTCGCCTTTTCGACCAGCGGTTCGGAGAAGGGCTGATGGAGAGCGACCTGATGTCGGCCACCCTTTGCCCTTACTACGCGCGCTTTCCCGGCCTGCAGATGCCGAGCGTTCCGGACTCGGGGCTGTCGGAG ATGAAGCTGGACAAGGATAAGTTCTCTGTCTTGCTGGATGTCAAGCATTTTTCACCAGAGGAGTTAAATGTGAAGGTGGTAGGCGACTACATTGAAGTACACGCCAAACATGAGGAGCGTCCG GATGAACATGGCTACATCTCCCGTGAATTCCACCGTCGCTACATGATCCCCAAGGGGGTTGATCCAGCAGCTCTCAACTCCGCCTTGTCTCCAGATGGGGTGCTCTCCATCACTGCCCCTACTAAAGCCCCCGCATTGGAACGGAACATTCCCATTAGTCGCCAAGAGAAGCCGGCTGTCACTGGAAAATAA